The following proteins come from a genomic window of Nitrospira sp.:
- a CDS encoding class 1 fructose-bisphosphatase has translation MREFPLTLNRFITQNQASHQAATEEFSGLLTQIGLVGKLISEDLRRAGLINILGTTGDTNVQGETVKKLDAIANDDFVKVFQHSGYVCALASEEMEKPISMPGNWPQGKYMLLFDPLDGSSNTDNNMPLGAIFSVLKYDRDDRLPTEGDMIRRGTEQVAAGYLLYGSSTMLVYTVGQGVYGFTLEPGIGEYLLSHAQVRIPDKGKVYAANEGNYNKWSEGTRKYVDSLKVSDKATGRPYSARYSGCLVADVHRLLLGGGIYLYPGEADKPEGKLRLLYEANPLAFVVEQAGGKASTGTSRILDVEAKKLHQRVPLIIGSRLDVEQAEAYIQGRA, from the coding sequence ATGCGAGAATTTCCACTTACGCTAAACCGCTTTATCACTCAGAATCAGGCCTCGCATCAAGCTGCGACGGAGGAGTTCTCCGGTTTATTGACCCAGATTGGTCTGGTCGGCAAGCTCATTTCTGAAGATCTACGGCGCGCCGGGCTGATCAACATTCTTGGAACGACCGGCGACACGAACGTGCAGGGAGAAACGGTCAAGAAGCTGGACGCCATCGCCAACGACGACTTCGTCAAGGTCTTTCAACACAGCGGCTATGTCTGCGCCTTAGCTTCGGAAGAAATGGAAAAGCCGATTTCAATGCCCGGCAATTGGCCGCAGGGGAAGTATATGCTGCTGTTCGATCCTCTTGATGGCTCCTCCAATACGGACAACAATATGCCGCTCGGGGCCATTTTCTCTGTGCTCAAGTATGATCGGGATGACCGTTTGCCCACCGAAGGCGATATGATCCGTCGAGGAACCGAACAAGTTGCGGCTGGTTATCTGCTGTACGGATCAAGCACGATGCTGGTGTACACTGTCGGGCAGGGCGTGTATGGATTCACGCTTGAACCGGGCATCGGAGAATATCTTCTCTCCCACGCGCAGGTCAGAATTCCTGACAAGGGCAAGGTCTACGCTGCCAATGAAGGGAACTATAACAAGTGGTCGGAGGGAACGAGGAAGTACGTGGATTCGCTCAAGGTCAGCGATAAGGCAACCGGTCGTCCGTACAGCGCTCGGTATTCTGGCTGTTTGGTGGCCGATGTGCATCGCTTGTTGCTCGGGGGCGGGATCTATCTCTATCCGGGCGAAGCCGACAAGCCAGAAGGGAAGCTTCGACTGCTCTACGAGGCGAATCCACTGGCCTTTGTCGTCGAACAGGCTGGGGGAAAAGCTTCAACGGGCACATCAAGAATTCTGGACGTGGAAGCTAAAAAATTGCACCAGCGTGTGCCATTGATCATTGGAAGCCGTCTGGATGTTGAGCAGGCGGAAGCATACATTCAGGGGAGAGCGTAA
- the aepX gene encoding phosphoenolpyruvate mutase, translating to MSSTPGMTPSSQFRKLLLSEQLEFICEAHNGLSAKIVQEAGFKGIWASGLSISAQFGVRDNNEASWTQVLDNLEFMSDAVTIPILLDGDTGYGNFNNMQRLVRKLEQRRIAAVCIEDKLFPKTNSFIKGDAQPMADMQEFCGKIKAGKDAQTDSDFCIIARVEAFICGWGLAEALRRAEAYRQAGADGILIHSALSVPDEILAFKQEWSNRCPVVIVPTKYYATPTDVFRQHGFSMVIWANHMLRTAVAAMQKTARTLKEQQHLLSIEDKVAPVSEIFRLQNAAELQDAEDRYLPRGAENTSAIVLAASRGAELRELTEHQPKTMVKIQGTPILARIVDAYNAVGIKDITVVRGYKKEAVTLPNLTYLDNDDFADTGELDSLDKAMRARKGVAKDLIISYGDVLFNTYIPQALCQEKEDFVVFVDSDWQNQSSYARLGGFAECTLPNSRKAFNAKIYLKQLGNLAPQESIHGVWMGFLKVSPAGTVHLQAILAEMVADPANRKAGIPVLLQELLKRQLSVRVLYTVGHWLDINSLDDVVQAGNF from the coding sequence ATGAGCTCAACCCCAGGCATGACACCATCGAGCCAATTTAGGAAGCTCCTCTTATCGGAGCAGCTGGAATTCATCTGCGAAGCTCATAACGGCCTGAGTGCAAAGATCGTTCAAGAAGCTGGCTTCAAAGGCATTTGGGCCAGCGGCCTTTCCATCTCAGCCCAATTTGGAGTTCGTGACAACAACGAGGCCAGCTGGACTCAAGTCCTGGATAATCTGGAATTCATGTCCGACGCGGTTACGATTCCCATTCTCCTCGATGGCGATACGGGATATGGCAACTTCAACAATATGCAGCGGCTCGTGCGCAAGCTGGAGCAGCGACGTATCGCCGCGGTTTGTATCGAAGACAAGCTCTTTCCCAAGACAAACAGTTTCATTAAGGGCGATGCTCAGCCGATGGCGGACATGCAAGAGTTCTGCGGCAAGATCAAGGCAGGCAAAGACGCTCAGACTGATTCGGACTTTTGCATTATCGCGAGAGTAGAAGCCTTCATCTGTGGTTGGGGGTTGGCGGAAGCCCTTCGCCGAGCCGAGGCCTATCGTCAGGCAGGCGCAGACGGCATCCTCATTCATAGTGCCTTGTCGGTGCCGGATGAGATCCTTGCGTTCAAGCAGGAATGGAGCAATCGATGTCCGGTCGTGATTGTGCCGACCAAATATTACGCCACGCCCACCGATGTGTTTCGGCAGCATGGGTTCTCAATGGTGATTTGGGCCAATCATATGCTCCGAACCGCCGTGGCCGCCATGCAGAAAACCGCGCGGACCTTGAAGGAACAGCAACATCTGCTTTCCATTGAAGACAAAGTTGCGCCGGTTTCAGAAATCTTCAGGCTGCAAAATGCCGCAGAGTTACAAGATGCCGAAGACCGCTATCTTCCCAGAGGCGCAGAAAATACCAGCGCCATCGTGTTGGCGGCTTCCCGTGGGGCGGAGCTTCGTGAGCTGACCGAGCACCAACCCAAGACCATGGTGAAAATTCAGGGGACGCCGATCCTTGCCCGCATCGTGGATGCCTATAACGCCGTGGGGATCAAGGACATCACGGTCGTTCGTGGCTATAAAAAAGAGGCGGTGACGCTGCCCAACCTGACCTATTTGGATAACGATGACTTTGCCGATACCGGTGAGCTGGATTCTCTGGACAAAGCGATGCGTGCCCGGAAAGGGGTGGCCAAGGATCTGATCATTTCATATGGCGACGTGCTGTTCAATACGTACATTCCTCAAGCCCTGTGTCAGGAAAAAGAGGACTTTGTCGTCTTTGTGGACAGCGATTGGCAGAACCAGAGCAGCTATGCCCGTCTAGGCGGCTTTGCCGAATGCACGCTGCCGAATTCAAGGAAAGCCTTCAATGCCAAGATTTATCTGAAACAATTAGGGAATCTGGCACCTCAAGAAAGCATCCATGGAGTCTGGATGGGGTTCCTCAAAGTGTCTCCCGCCGGAACTGTCCACCTTCAGGCGATCCTCGCTGAGATGGTAGCTGATCCAGCGAATCGCAAAGCCGGCATTCCCGTTCTATTGCAAGAACTGTTGAAGCGACAACTCTCTGTTCGTGTGCTCTATACGGTCGGCCACTGGCTTGATATCAACAGCCTTGATGATGTGGTTCAGGCAGGCAATTTTTGA
- the cysE gene encoding serine O-acetyltransferase, which translates to MLAHITQDLKAVFDRDPAATSKLEVILTYAGFHALLAYRISHYLKSMGVPFLPRAISQLARWVTGVEIHPAAKIGTGFFIDHGMGVVIGETAEIGDYVTLFQGVTLGGTGKERGKRHPTLGNHVVVGAGAKILGGITIGDNVKIGANSVVLKNVPPNSTVIGVPGRVIKSLGERLPDATMDQVDLPDPISDRFLALEQELIELRKRLENQDGKSNP; encoded by the coding sequence ATGCTGGCGCACATTACACAAGATCTCAAGGCGGTCTTTGATCGAGATCCGGCGGCAACAAGCAAGCTGGAGGTCATCCTTACGTACGCAGGCTTCCATGCGTTGTTGGCCTATCGAATTTCCCATTACCTCAAGTCGATGGGCGTTCCCTTCCTCCCGCGTGCGATTTCACAACTAGCCCGCTGGGTGACCGGTGTGGAGATTCATCCTGCCGCAAAAATCGGGACGGGGTTTTTTATCGATCATGGTATGGGAGTGGTGATCGGAGAAACGGCTGAGATTGGGGACTACGTGACTCTCTTTCAAGGGGTGACTTTGGGGGGGACAGGTAAAGAGCGTGGCAAGCGTCACCCGACGTTGGGCAATCACGTGGTGGTGGGGGCCGGGGCCAAGATTCTTGGTGGGATTACGATCGGTGACAATGTAAAAATTGGGGCCAATTCTGTCGTATTGAAGAATGTTCCCCCCAATTCGACAGTCATCGGTGTGCCGGGCCGTGTGATCAAGTCCCTGGGTGAACGGTTGCCGGATGCGACGATGGACCAAGTCGATTTGCCGGACCCCATAAGCGATCGCTTCCTGGCGCTTGAGCAGGAATTGATCGAACTCCGGAAAAGACTCGAAAATCAAGATGGGAAGTCTAATCCGTAA
- a CDS encoding phosphate starvation-inducible protein PsiF, whose protein sequence is MVSLGATPFAVAAPQQQNKMKVCNEQANKNGFGEGKGDERKEFMKDCLSAKSEKSGSGKGSQQNKMKTCNKEAGDKKLKGDERKQFMSDCLSA, encoded by the coding sequence ATGGTTAGCCTTGGAGCGACTCCATTCGCCGTCGCCGCACCTCAACAGCAAAACAAAATGAAGGTCTGTAACGAGCAGGCAAACAAGAATGGGTTTGGCGAAGGAAAGGGAGACGAGCGGAAGGAGTTTATGAAGGACTGTCTCTCCGCCAAGTCGGAGAAAAGTGGAAGCGGGAAGGGCTCTCAGCAGAATAAGATGAAGACGTGCAATAAAGAAGCGGGCGACAAGAAGTTGAAGGGCGACGAGCGGAAGCAATTCATGAGCGATTGCCTCTCAGCCTAG
- a CDS encoding class I fructose-bisphosphate aldolase, with the protein MGDRVQEILSWYGSDNAGTKTNIARLLRSGKLAGTGKLVILPVDQGFEHGPARSFAPNPSGYNPHYHFQLAIDAGCNAYAAPLGFLEAGVNEFAGQIPLILKLNNHDVLHDEKDPLPSVTGSVRDALRLGCSAVGYTIYPGSSHCNDMYEQLQAIAEEAKDSGLAVVVWSYPRGSVLSKEGETAMDVVAYAAQIAAQLGAHIIKVKLPTAHLEQAAAKKVYESAQIPIKTLAERVKHVVQSSFDGRRIVIFSGGAKSEDKNVFEEARAIRDGGGFGSIIGRNSFQRPKAEATKFLHTIMGIYSGEIQ; encoded by the coding sequence ATGGGAGATCGGGTTCAAGAGATCCTCAGTTGGTACGGGAGCGATAATGCCGGGACGAAGACCAACATTGCGCGTCTACTCCGGTCAGGCAAGTTGGCGGGGACCGGCAAGTTGGTCATTTTACCGGTGGATCAAGGATTCGAGCATGGGCCGGCGAGGAGTTTTGCGCCGAATCCGTCCGGCTATAATCCGCACTATCACTTTCAACTTGCGATTGATGCCGGATGTAATGCCTATGCCGCCCCACTGGGTTTTCTGGAAGCCGGGGTCAATGAGTTTGCGGGCCAGATTCCCCTCATTCTCAAACTCAATAATCACGATGTGTTGCATGATGAGAAGGATCCGTTGCCCTCAGTAACCGGCAGTGTGAGGGATGCTCTTCGGTTGGGTTGTTCGGCCGTCGGGTACACGATCTATCCGGGTTCTTCCCATTGCAACGATATGTATGAGCAATTGCAAGCGATTGCTGAGGAAGCAAAAGACAGTGGCCTTGCAGTGGTCGTGTGGTCCTATCCACGAGGGTCGGTGTTGAGTAAAGAGGGTGAGACGGCTATGGATGTCGTCGCGTATGCTGCGCAGATTGCGGCTCAATTGGGAGCCCACATTATCAAGGTGAAATTGCCGACTGCGCATTTGGAGCAAGCTGCAGCCAAGAAGGTGTACGAATCGGCGCAAATTCCGATCAAGACTCTGGCGGAGCGAGTGAAGCATGTGGTCCAGAGCTCGTTCGATGGTCGTCGGATCGTCATCTTTTCGGGCGGGGCCAAGAGCGAAGATAAAAACGTCTTCGAGGAAGCTCGAGCTATTCGGGATGGTGGAGGCTTTGGCTCGATCATCGGCCGGAATTCATTCCAGCGTCCAAAGGCGGAGGCGACCAAGTTTCTGCACACGATCATGGGGATTTACAGCGGCGAGATTCAGTGA
- a CDS encoding 2-C-methyl-D-erythritol 2,4-cyclodiphosphate synthase, producing MSKGFRIGYGYDVHPLGPGRKLILGGVEIPHSKGLVGHSDADVLVHAVCDALLGAMGEGDLGRHYPSSDPKYKGISSLKLLEDVMSKLKVRGYRVGNIDTVIVAQAPRLGPHLPAMQKAMAEAAGILPESVNVKVKSGEGLDAVGHEEGMIAHAICLIEPT from the coding sequence ATGAGCAAGGGATTTCGTATTGGGTATGGCTATGACGTCCATCCATTGGGACCAGGGCGTAAACTGATTCTTGGCGGGGTCGAAATTCCCCATAGCAAAGGGTTGGTTGGTCATTCTGACGCCGATGTGCTGGTTCATGCCGTGTGCGATGCCTTGTTGGGTGCCATGGGAGAGGGAGATTTGGGACGACACTACCCCAGTTCGGACCCTAAGTACAAAGGAATCTCGAGCCTCAAACTGTTGGAAGATGTCATGTCGAAGCTGAAAGTGAGGGGGTATCGAGTGGGAAATATTGATACCGTGATCGTGGCTCAAGCGCCCCGTCTTGGACCGCACCTCCCGGCGATGCAGAAGGCCATGGCAGAAGCCGCCGGGATCCTCCCTGAGTCAGTCAATGTCAAGGTGAAAAGCGGAGAAGGGTTAGATGCCGTGGGCCATGAGGAGGGCATGATCGCCCATGCCATTTGTTTGATCGAGCCGACCTGA
- a CDS encoding DUF3108 domain-containing protein, with the protein MAATAWPDRIPGVSYMCRYASIVVSLLLLFLPAGSIKADAQDELKRPFQVGERLTYEISWLNMTAAIAVMEVFQMEGSNDRPVAKLVGTAYSTPIITKFFPVDNRVESELDLETLAPDHMTFRRREGRKKEDIEYVFHQKEGTVMAVRGGATESLPIPAGTQDIMSCLYYTRTVLPPNPGASLKMNVYHDKKNRPVEVLVEAIETIEGAWGKAETVRVLVIMPFHGLFMNQGNIRVWVTNDDRKTPLRMKAKVVLGSIVADLVDGFPETATPKQEY; encoded by the coding sequence ATGGCTGCCACGGCTTGGCCCGATCGAATTCCCGGTGTCTCTTACATGTGCCGCTATGCTTCGATTGTCGTTTCCTTGTTGCTTCTGTTCTTGCCTGCTGGTTCAATTAAAGCGGATGCTCAAGACGAACTCAAGCGTCCTTTTCAGGTCGGCGAACGGCTGACGTATGAGATTTCTTGGCTCAATATGACAGCCGCGATTGCTGTGATGGAAGTGTTTCAGATGGAGGGATCGAACGATCGCCCGGTTGCCAAGTTGGTGGGGACGGCGTACTCGACACCGATCATCACGAAGTTCTTTCCGGTGGATAATCGAGTGGAGTCGGAGCTGGATCTGGAGACACTGGCTCCGGACCATATGACCTTCCGTCGGCGAGAAGGGAGAAAGAAAGAAGATATCGAGTACGTCTTCCATCAAAAAGAAGGTACGGTCATGGCTGTCAGAGGAGGTGCGACGGAGTCGCTTCCTATCCCAGCCGGGACACAGGATATCATGTCATGCTTGTACTATACGCGGACGGTCTTGCCACCGAATCCTGGGGCTTCACTGAAAATGAACGTGTACCACGATAAGAAGAATCGCCCGGTCGAGGTTCTTGTCGAAGCGATCGAGACCATTGAAGGGGCCTGGGGAAAGGCTGAGACGGTCCGGGTGCTGGTGATCATGCCGTTCCATGGGCTATTCATGAATCAGGGTAACATCCGCGTGTGGGTTACCAACGATGACAGGAAGACTCCTCTTCGAATGAAGGCGAAGGTCGTGCTCGGGTCCATTGTCGCTGATTTGGTAGACGGCTTTCCGGAAACCGCTACTCCAAAGCAAGAGTATTGA
- a CDS encoding DegQ family serine endoprotease, whose product MNQVDSERKPPRGMRRWIAAATLLTVGIVIGFVVASDLGWLPAGHAVPDASSIASTPPVARPVSTAPQPVLGWGSQTFVDIAKSVKPAVVNIYATKSGRSEGSGTAPFDDPLFRKFFGDEFFKKYEHPKERKERGLGSGVIVESNGLIITNNHVVGKADEIRVTLSDKREFKAKLIGTDPKTDVAVVKIDATGLPTVAWADSDKLEVGEFVLAVGNPFGLTQTVTLGIVSALGRAAGIAEYEDFIQTDAAINPGNSGGALVNVRGELVGINTAIFSQSGGNMGIGFAVPSNMAQSIMGQLVQTGKVVRGWLGVSIQELTPELASQFGVTETKGVLVSDVMDDSPAKKAGFERADVIIEYDGKSMDSPTHLRNAVAQTAVGKKVLVKIIRDKKPKSIDLTIVEQPKSMSQSSDEDGGDAATPTGILSSLDVRELTEELAGRFGLKSSERGVVIVRVKPGSTAEELGVREGDIVLEVNRQAVTSVKTFERIAGKLPKDQAVLLLLKRQGRTIYLTLRP is encoded by the coding sequence ATGAATCAAGTGGATAGTGAACGCAAACCGCCTCGCGGAATGAGAAGGTGGATAGCTGCCGCAACCTTGTTAACGGTTGGGATCGTCATAGGCTTTGTGGTTGCTTCGGACCTCGGCTGGTTGCCTGCTGGGCATGCGGTTCCCGATGCATCTTCCATTGCCTCAACGCCCCCCGTCGCCAGACCCGTGTCGACGGCTCCTCAGCCAGTGTTGGGCTGGGGCAGTCAAACATTTGTCGATATTGCCAAGTCGGTGAAACCAGCGGTGGTCAATATCTACGCGACCAAGAGCGGACGTTCTGAAGGTTCCGGGACAGCGCCGTTTGATGACCCATTGTTTAGAAAGTTTTTCGGCGACGAGTTTTTTAAAAAGTATGAACACCCGAAAGAACGAAAAGAGCGGGGGTTGGGGTCCGGCGTGATCGTTGAATCAAACGGACTCATCATCACCAACAATCATGTGGTTGGCAAGGCGGATGAAATTCGTGTCACGCTGTCGGATAAGCGCGAATTTAAGGCGAAGCTGATCGGGACCGACCCGAAGACCGATGTGGCCGTCGTGAAGATCGATGCGACGGGGCTTCCAACCGTCGCGTGGGCCGATTCAGACAAACTGGAAGTCGGGGAGTTTGTCCTGGCCGTCGGAAATCCGTTCGGACTGACACAGACCGTGACCTTGGGGATTGTCAGTGCTCTTGGACGAGCCGCAGGCATTGCGGAGTACGAGGATTTCATCCAGACAGATGCTGCGATTAACCCTGGGAACTCAGGTGGAGCGCTGGTCAATGTGCGAGGTGAGCTGGTTGGAATCAATACGGCCATCTTCAGCCAGAGCGGCGGCAACATGGGGATCGGGTTTGCCGTGCCGAGCAACATGGCCCAGTCCATTATGGGACAACTGGTGCAGACGGGCAAAGTCGTTCGAGGGTGGCTCGGCGTCTCGATTCAAGAGCTCACACCAGAATTGGCCTCCCAGTTTGGAGTCACGGAGACAAAGGGTGTGCTGGTCAGTGATGTGATGGACGACAGCCCGGCGAAAAAGGCCGGATTCGAACGAGCCGACGTGATCATCGAGTATGATGGCAAGTCGATGGATTCACCAACCCATCTGCGCAATGCTGTGGCCCAGACTGCGGTTGGAAAGAAAGTTCTGGTGAAGATTATTCGGGATAAGAAACCCAAATCCATTGATCTCACCATCGTTGAGCAGCCCAAGTCGATGTCACAAAGCAGCGATGAAGACGGAGGGGATGCAGCCACGCCGACGGGAATACTCTCCAGTCTCGATGTGCGAGAGTTAACCGAAGAATTAGCTGGCCGATTTGGGCTCAAATCTAGTGAGCGGGGCGTGGTGATTGTTCGGGTCAAGCCCGGGAGCACGGCGGAAGAACTGGGAGTTCGTGAGGGGGATATCGTGCTCGAGGTGAATCGCCAAGCCGTCACGTCCGTGAAAACCTTTGAGCGAATCGCCGGCAAATTGCCGAAAGATCAAGCCGTCTTGCTATTGTTGAAACGCCAAGGGCGGACGATCTATCTCACGCTTCGCCCATGA
- the ispD gene encoding 2-C-methyl-D-erythritol 4-phosphate cytidylyltransferase codes for MSNHTVALVPAAGRGLRMGGSVPKQFLALGGEPLVVHSLRVLQHSPVIHEIILAVPEADLDYCLNDLAVRYGFSKITRVVAGGKERQDSVRHALEHVPVETDIVVVHDAVRPFLTLDMVSDVVEAARRVGGAIVALPMRDTVKQVGNNHHIERTVDRGPLWLAQTPQAFRRDRLLDAHRKAHADGVRATDDAFLFEWAGHPVEVVEGSGENIKVTRPEDMVIGEAILASRQSGRMKGTT; via the coding sequence GTGAGTAACCACACCGTGGCGCTCGTCCCTGCCGCTGGACGAGGTCTCCGCATGGGCGGCTCGGTGCCTAAACAATTTCTCGCCCTCGGCGGTGAACCGCTGGTGGTCCACTCGCTTCGTGTCCTTCAGCACTCTCCCGTCATTCACGAGATTATACTGGCTGTGCCAGAGGCCGACCTTGACTATTGCCTCAACGATCTTGCCGTTCGATATGGCTTCTCAAAAATCACGAGGGTGGTTGCGGGTGGAAAGGAGCGTCAGGATTCGGTCCGGCATGCTCTCGAGCACGTGCCTGTCGAGACGGACATCGTGGTCGTTCATGATGCGGTACGACCGTTTCTGACTCTGGATATGGTGTCTGATGTGGTCGAGGCGGCTCGCCGCGTGGGTGGGGCCATTGTGGCCTTGCCGATGCGTGATACGGTCAAACAGGTTGGAAATAATCATCATATCGAACGAACAGTCGATCGCGGGCCGCTCTGGTTGGCACAGACGCCGCAGGCGTTCCGACGTGATCGATTGCTGGATGCCCACCGGAAAGCTCATGCGGACGGTGTGCGCGCCACCGATGACGCGTTCTTGTTTGAATGGGCAGGTCACCCAGTCGAGGTGGTGGAAGGGAGCGGAGAGAATATCAAGGTCACGAGGCCTGAGGATATGGTGATCGGTGAGGCCATCTTGGCCTCCCGTCAGTCGGGACGCATGAAAGGGACAACATGA
- a CDS encoding phosphomannomutase/phosphoglucomutase, protein MGLFREYDLRGIVGSELTEDLAERVGRAYATYGVKRGVKTISLGRDGRLSSPSLHKALLKGLLAGGLDVIDIGICTSPLVYFSLFTLPVGGGIMITGSHNAAEYNGFKICVGKSAIYGEEIQELRRVMEAGVFVSGNGRLSEHPIIPDYLAYLQKSFSHVHANRLHVVIDSGNGAASLIAKQALELLGCKVTGLYCDLDGRFPNHHPDPTVLENLADLMQAVKDHGADVGIGYDGDADRIGAVDEQGEVLWGDRLLVIYSREILAANPGSTIISEVKASQSLYDDIAKRGGRGIMWKTGHSLIKAKMKEESAVLAGEMSGHMFFADRYFGYDDAVYASCRLVEILAKTQHPLSMLVADLPKTVVTPEIRVDLPDTVKFNVVERVRLRFSEYLQSKQGLGPSKLVLRDLITIDGVRGIFDDGWGLIRASNTQPALVLRFEATSAAQLNLIRAIVEEELLEAKRAVGC, encoded by the coding sequence ATGGGTTTATTTCGCGAATACGATCTGAGGGGAATTGTCGGCAGCGAATTGACCGAAGATCTGGCTGAGCGGGTGGGCCGTGCCTACGCCACGTATGGTGTGAAGCGTGGAGTGAAGACGATCAGCCTGGGGCGTGACGGGCGGCTCAGTTCTCCGTCCTTGCACAAGGCGCTGCTCAAGGGACTGCTCGCAGGTGGGCTCGATGTCATCGATATCGGGATTTGCACGTCACCACTTGTGTATTTTTCTTTGTTCACGCTGCCGGTCGGCGGCGGTATCATGATTACCGGAAGCCACAATGCAGCGGAGTATAATGGCTTTAAGATCTGTGTCGGCAAGTCAGCCATTTATGGAGAGGAAATTCAGGAACTTCGAAGGGTGATGGAAGCAGGGGTATTCGTATCAGGGAACGGCCGTCTCTCCGAGCATCCCATTATTCCCGACTATCTGGCGTACCTCCAGAAAAGCTTCTCTCATGTCCACGCAAACCGGCTGCATGTCGTGATCGATAGTGGAAACGGCGCAGCGTCTCTCATTGCCAAACAAGCCCTTGAATTGCTCGGTTGCAAAGTGACCGGGTTGTATTGCGATCTTGACGGACGCTTTCCTAACCATCATCCAGATCCTACGGTGCTTGAAAATCTCGCCGATCTCATGCAAGCGGTGAAGGATCATGGGGCTGATGTGGGAATCGGGTATGACGGGGATGCGGACCGAATCGGAGCTGTTGATGAGCAGGGCGAGGTGCTGTGGGGTGACCGTCTGTTGGTCATCTACTCGCGTGAGATCCTGGCCGCAAACCCAGGCAGTACGATTATTTCCGAAGTCAAGGCGTCGCAAAGTCTCTATGACGATATTGCCAAGCGAGGCGGACGTGGGATCATGTGGAAGACTGGCCATTCGCTGATCAAGGCAAAGATGAAAGAAGAATCGGCGGTATTGGCTGGTGAAATGTCCGGACACATGTTTTTTGCGGATCGATATTTTGGGTACGACGATGCGGTCTATGCGTCGTGTCGGCTTGTTGAAATCCTGGCGAAGACCCAACACCCGCTTTCCATGTTAGTCGCTGACTTGCCCAAAACGGTGGTGACTCCAGAGATACGGGTGGACCTTCCCGATACGGTCAAATTCAATGTCGTGGAGCGGGTTCGCCTGAGATTTTCGGAGTATTTGCAGAGCAAGCAAGGCCTTGGGCCGAGCAAACTGGTGCTGCGAGACCTCATTACGATCGACGGTGTCCGTGGGATATTTGATGATGGATGGGGGCTCATCCGTGCCTCCAACACGCAACCAGCCTTGGTGCTCAGATTTGAGGCGACGTCCGCTGCACAACTTAACCTCATTCGAGCGATCGTCGAGGAGGAACTCCTGGAGGCGAAACGAGCGGTCGGGTGTTAA